In Candidatus Cybelea sp., the following are encoded in one genomic region:
- a CDS encoding phosphopentomutase yields the protein MRGTKSGATVMRVVAIVIDSGGVGALADADAYGDAPGADTIGNVARRLGSLALPNLERLGLGLLTGIRGVAPVAAPEAIVARLRERSRGKDTITGHWEMMGVVTEVPFPTYPRGFPPEVVEQFTKITGKPPLGNVPASGTEIIEELGAAHMNSGRPILYTSADSVFQIAAHEEIVPLERLYEWSARAREMLRPPHNVNRVIARPFLGRPGAFWRTPNRRDYAIEPPPNLLDELRAGDIEVHAVGKISDIYCG from the coding sequence TTGCGCGGGACGAAAAGCGGCGCAACGGTAATGCGCGTGGTTGCGATCGTAATTGATTCGGGGGGAGTCGGTGCACTTGCCGACGCCGATGCGTACGGCGACGCACCCGGTGCCGACACGATCGGCAACGTCGCGCGTCGTCTAGGCTCGTTGGCGCTGCCGAATCTCGAGCGCCTCGGGCTTGGGTTGCTAACTGGAATTCGTGGCGTCGCGCCGGTCGCGGCCCCGGAGGCGATCGTCGCGCGGCTGCGAGAACGCAGCCGCGGCAAAGACACGATTACGGGGCATTGGGAGATGATGGGCGTCGTTACGGAAGTCCCCTTCCCGACCTATCCCCGCGGCTTTCCGCCGGAGGTAGTCGAGCAGTTTACGAAGATAACGGGCAAGCCGCCGCTCGGAAATGTCCCGGCCTCCGGTACCGAGATCATCGAAGAGCTCGGGGCGGCGCACATGAACAGCGGGCGCCCTATCCTCTATACCTCGGCCGACTCGGTCTTCCAGATTGCGGCGCACGAGGAGATTGTGCCCCTGGAGCGGCTCTATGAATGGAGCGCCCGAGCCCGCGAGATGCTCCGGCCCCCGCACAACGTCAACCGGGTCATCGCCCGCCCCTTCCTGGGCCGACCGGGGGCTTTTTGGCGGACGCCGAATCGCCGGGACTATGCAATCGAGCCGCCCCCCAACCTGCTGGACGAACTCAGGGCGGGGGATATTGAGGTGCATGCAGTAGGAAAGATTTCGGACATCTACTGTGGAC
- a CDS encoding DUF2079 domain-containing protein, which yields MHSVRSAVSKIWPSPALWDALVAALFVALAATLCAIVCWRYAIFRNGVDLGIFTQVIAGIGSGFSSTPEGGVNHLLVHWSPIIALAWPIVRAFGPLGLECFAAILVAAILFPIWGLARARFTAPIAFALVVVAAIYPILWANGVGDFHEMAFVPLLSATFVFALDRRRPALTLVAALLLLCTKEDQFVVLAVNGLLFAATARGDAIGRRTGLLVCGMAIAMSLTYFGPVRHALGAQVPYLSLRFFDWHEAGTATAGLSAAVTARVWYAIVVLAPLAFLPCVSRYGLFLIPGFVEVLASHRPITLMPGAHYSALLTGYALAAFVDGAGRLAPRWPRLVEGLIPAAAAAGIAIGIFASPMEYWYYLYRRPNAHDALLADTLAHLPPLAQVGAQDELFAHLGLDPNASIGFAGQKWFVYDQTHYSVRWRDVDEPAVRAALARRDYRIVSERDGIVVLRKRD from the coding sequence ATGCATAGCGTCCGCTCGGCCGTTTCTAAAATTTGGCCCTCGCCGGCGCTTTGGGACGCGCTGGTTGCTGCCCTCTTCGTCGCCTTGGCTGCGACGCTCTGCGCGATCGTCTGCTGGCGTTACGCCATCTTCCGCAACGGCGTCGATCTGGGCATCTTCACCCAAGTTATCGCCGGCATCGGGAGCGGTTTTTCGAGCACTCCGGAGGGCGGCGTAAACCACCTGCTCGTGCACTGGTCTCCAATAATCGCGCTCGCCTGGCCAATCGTCCGCGCGTTTGGGCCGCTTGGGCTCGAGTGCTTTGCGGCGATCCTCGTTGCCGCGATTCTGTTCCCGATTTGGGGCTTAGCGCGGGCCCGGTTCACGGCCCCCATCGCATTCGCGCTCGTCGTCGTCGCGGCGATCTACCCCATCCTCTGGGCAAACGGCGTCGGAGATTTTCACGAGATGGCCTTCGTGCCGCTGCTCTCCGCCACGTTCGTCTTCGCGTTAGACCGCCGGCGCCCGGCGCTGACTCTCGTTGCCGCGCTGCTTCTGCTCTGCACGAAGGAGGATCAGTTCGTCGTCTTGGCCGTGAACGGGCTGCTCTTTGCGGCAACGGCACGCGGCGATGCAATCGGCCGCCGAACCGGGCTGCTGGTCTGCGGTATGGCGATTGCGATGTCGTTGACGTATTTTGGACCGGTCCGCCACGCGCTGGGCGCGCAGGTTCCGTACCTGTCGCTGCGGTTCTTCGACTGGCACGAAGCGGGAACGGCAACGGCCGGGCTCTCCGCCGCCGTGACGGCGCGCGTATGGTACGCGATCGTCGTCCTTGCGCCGCTCGCGTTTCTGCCGTGCGTCTCGCGCTACGGCCTCTTCTTGATTCCCGGTTTTGTCGAGGTGCTTGCGTCGCATCGCCCGATCACGCTGATGCCGGGCGCCCATTACAGCGCGCTGCTGACGGGTTACGCTCTCGCGGCGTTCGTCGACGGCGCGGGGCGCTTGGCGCCCCGCTGGCCGCGGCTCGTGGAGGGATTGATTCCGGCCGCGGCCGCAGCGGGGATTGCGATCGGGATCTTCGCGAGTCCGATGGAGTACTGGTACTACCTCTATCGTCGGCCCAACGCGCACGACGCGCTGCTCGCCGATACGCTTGCGCATCTCCCGCCGCTGGCGCAGGTTGGCGCCCAGGACGAACTCTTTGCCCACCTCGGGCTCGATCCGAACGCTTCGATCGGCTTTGCCGGCCAAAAGTGGTTCGTTTACGACCAAACTCACTACTCGGTACGCTGGCGCGACGTCGACGAGCCCGCGGTGCGCGCCGCGCTCGCGCGGCGCGATTACCGCATCGTGAGCGAACGCGACGGAATCGTCGTTCTACGAAAGCGCGACTAG
- a CDS encoding endo-1,4-beta-xylanase, producing MITRRNAIAAALAAPAAVLRARSSPAAAQSLAAAAAAGNRFFGSAVRIDQIDANEPYRDAVVRECTYVVPEFEMNWNRVEPTYGGLSFGTVDRLASFAARNGKKVRGHTLLWHLGTPQWAIAMLRQQRDWSLISRYFGSIIPRYGDVIDQWEVVNEPLDPGYRSDGLRRNVFLEVFGAGYIAHALATARTFAPRAQLMINDFGLEYDLPDERDRRYLLLKLLERLRRAGAPLDALGVQAHLDLNKGRIDAAAVRGFLRDVANLGLAIVITELDVKESDYTATMAQRDRLVADEVRRYLEVVLAQNAVTGVTTWGLSDLYSWLDVTPQDLARFPGAWSAGNGPGLNRGLPFDSSMQPKPMYFAILDAFRTSRPRTQKR from the coding sequence TTGATCACTCGAAGAAACGCCATTGCCGCCGCGCTCGCGGCGCCGGCGGCCGTGCTGCGCGCCAGGAGCAGTCCCGCGGCAGCGCAGAGCCTTGCGGCAGCGGCAGCTGCCGGAAATCGGTTTTTCGGATCGGCGGTGCGGATCGATCAAATCGACGCTAACGAGCCGTATCGCGACGCCGTTGTGCGGGAATGCACCTACGTCGTTCCCGAGTTCGAAATGAACTGGAATCGCGTCGAGCCCACCTACGGCGGCCTCTCTTTCGGTACCGTCGACCGGCTCGCGAGCTTCGCGGCCCGCAACGGAAAAAAGGTTCGCGGCCACACCCTTCTCTGGCACCTCGGGACGCCGCAATGGGCGATCGCCATGCTGCGCCAGCAGCGGGACTGGTCGCTGATCTCGCGCTATTTCGGTTCGATCATCCCACGCTACGGCGACGTCATCGATCAGTGGGAAGTCGTCAACGAGCCGCTCGATCCCGGCTACCGCTCCGACGGCCTTCGCCGAAACGTCTTTCTAGAAGTCTTCGGCGCCGGCTACATCGCCCACGCGCTCGCGACGGCGCGCACTTTCGCGCCGCGCGCCCAGCTGATGATCAATGACTTCGGCCTCGAGTACGATTTGCCCGACGAGCGCGACCGGCGCTACCTGCTGCTCAAGCTGCTCGAGCGGCTGCGCCGCGCCGGCGCCCCGCTCGACGCGCTGGGCGTTCAAGCGCACCTCGATTTGAATAAGGGGCGGATCGACGCAGCGGCGGTCCGCGGGTTTCTCCGCGACGTCGCCAACCTGGGCCTGGCGATCGTCATTACGGAGCTCGACGTGAAAGAATCCGACTACACGGCGACGATGGCACAGCGCGATCGGCTCGTCGCCGATGAGGTCCGGCGCTACCTCGAGGTCGTGCTCGCCCAAAACGCCGTCACCGGCGTCACGACGTGGGGCCTCTCAGACCTCTACTCGTGGCTCGACGTCACCCCACAGGATCTCGCCCGTTTTCCCGGCGCCTGGAGCGCCGGGAACGGTCCCGGACTCAATCGCGGGCTTCCCTTCGACTCCTCGATGCAGCCCAAACCGATGTATTTTGCGATCCTCGACGCGTTCCGTACCAGCCGGCCGAGAACTCAGAAGCGCTGA
- the bcsS gene encoding cellulose biosynthesis protein BcsS → MKVPSLVGRASLAFVLAALPAAALAADNVEVFTGGQAAFSNYIFMGATVAMPGSHIGDGVAVRVYLDNGGYNYNGGTLGPVRANFTGAELDGVYEFSRKNFWSNFALGVNDTYTGLNPYDPSNILRGQQAELRATLDGGIVGGPWRSDWLGYYGTRVQDYQWNVDVTHAVTPKWRLGGEAYEEGNPTYTLRQLGAFAGLQFNGTSELQLSAGEGWESSFAPRAFLRASFYQRF, encoded by the coding sequence ATGAAAGTTCCCTCTCTAGTCGGGCGTGCGTCTCTGGCGTTCGTCTTGGCGGCGCTTCCTGCCGCTGCCCTAGCGGCCGATAACGTCGAAGTCTTTACCGGCGGCCAAGCGGCCTTTTCAAACTATATCTTCATGGGCGCGACGGTGGCGATGCCCGGATCGCACATCGGCGACGGCGTCGCAGTGCGAGTGTACTTAGACAACGGCGGATACAACTACAACGGCGGCACGCTCGGCCCGGTTAGGGCGAACTTTACCGGCGCGGAACTAGACGGCGTCTACGAGTTCTCTCGTAAGAACTTCTGGAGTAATTTTGCCCTCGGGGTCAACGACACGTACACCGGCCTCAATCCGTACGATCCCAGCAACATCCTGCGCGGGCAGCAGGCGGAGCTGCGAGCGACCCTGGACGGCGGGATCGTCGGCGGTCCGTGGCGCTCCGACTGGTTGGGTTACTACGGTACGCGCGTGCAGGATTATCAATGGAACGTCGACGTGACGCACGCCGTCACGCCGAAGTGGCGTCTTGGCGGCGAGGCGTACGAAGAGGGGAATCCGACCTACACGCTCCGGCAGCTGGGGGCGTTCGCCGGTTTGCAATTCAACGGGACATCCGAACTGCAGCTCTCCGCGGGTGAGGGCTGGGAGTCGAGCTTCGCGCCGCGTGCCTTTTTACGCGCCTCGTTTTATCAGCGCTTCTGA
- a CDS encoding NAD-dependent epimerase/dehydratase family protein produces the protein MSKRVLVTGGAGFIGSHVVDRLLANGHEVVVLDSLLPQVHADHERDEDGWPLYLDRGARRVKGGILDDGLFEESLEGITDLVHLAASVGVGQSMTNIVEYSRNNVMTAAVILEALSRAPHCVERIVVASSMSIYGEGAYRLPSTGAVVAPPLRDYQQLSQRRWELSIAGEELTPIATTEEKPLSPASIYAINKRDHEEMFIAVGRALQIPTIALRLFNAYGSRQALSNPYTGVAAIFISRLLNDQAPLVFEDGGQQRDFVHVGDVADAFSTVLESDRAVWDAYNVGSGSPITIAAMAAMLSRLLGKAVEPEFLGRYRIGDIRHCFPDVSKIEKAFGFRPKRTLDDGMQELVAWVSEAKRPVDRSQTSLGELDRQKLLV, from the coding sequence TTGAGCAAACGCGTGCTCGTCACCGGGGGCGCCGGTTTTATCGGCTCGCACGTCGTCGATCGTCTGTTGGCAAACGGGCACGAAGTCGTCGTGCTCGACAGCCTCCTTCCTCAAGTGCATGCCGACCACGAACGAGACGAAGACGGCTGGCCGCTCTACCTCGATCGCGGCGCGAGACGCGTCAAAGGGGGCATCCTCGACGACGGCCTGTTCGAAGAGAGCCTCGAGGGGATCACCGATCTCGTGCACTTGGCGGCGTCGGTCGGCGTCGGACAAAGCATGACCAACATCGTCGAGTACTCCCGCAACAACGTCATGACGGCGGCCGTGATCCTCGAAGCCTTGTCGCGCGCGCCGCACTGCGTCGAGCGCATCGTCGTCGCGTCGTCGATGTCGATCTATGGAGAGGGCGCGTATCGCTTGCCTTCGACCGGCGCCGTGGTCGCGCCGCCGCTGCGGGATTACCAGCAGCTTTCGCAACGGCGGTGGGAGCTTTCGATCGCCGGTGAAGAACTGACGCCGATCGCAACCACCGAGGAGAAGCCGCTCTCCCCGGCGTCGATCTACGCGATCAACAAGCGCGACCACGAGGAGATGTTCATCGCCGTCGGCCGTGCCCTTCAGATTCCTACGATCGCACTGCGCTTGTTCAATGCGTACGGCTCGCGCCAGGCGTTGAGCAATCCCTACACGGGGGTCGCGGCGATCTTCATTTCGCGCCTGCTCAACGATCAAGCGCCGCTCGTCTTCGAGGACGGCGGCCAGCAGCGCGACTTCGTGCACGTCGGCGACGTCGCCGATGCGTTCTCGACGGTGTTGGAGAGCGATCGCGCGGTCTGGGACGCGTACAACGTCGGCAGCGGCTCCCCGATTACGATCGCGGCGATGGCGGCTATGCTTTCGCGGCTGCTGGGCAAAGCGGTCGAACCGGAGTTCCTCGGACGCTACCGCATCGGCGATATCCGGCACTGCTTCCCCGACGTCTCGAAAATCGAGAAGGCCTTCGGCTTTCGCCCGAAACGTACGCTCGACGACGGCATGCAAGAGCTGGTCGCTTGGGTTTCGGAGGCAAAGCGGCCCGTCGATCGCAGCCAAACCAGTCTCGGCGAGCTCGACCGGCAGAAGCTGCTGGTTTGA
- a CDS encoding glycosyltransferase family 2 protein: MYAVAFHVLDAVLVAVFIATQVLYTFTLLVDFYFFAHRVDWVDMNEPLDEPHEDWPYIVLLYPVLHELEATMRTTFLALAKIDYPPQRRRVVAIPNSHDTETLASLKRLATEFDFLEILKVPPTTDPSWQIVWDSWDSNPKAYWWHAGKRAGVKDLPPKKTRQLIYALYHISGVLRHERNLVINYIDADSCPPVDHFKGAAIGLRRYDVLQALNVVGNLNATMATSWHAFDHMAWDGYKYPHVSAGGRHPYWVLGKGLFYRAADLVELGGFHPWITIEDPEIGLRYWANGKRLGILESSLIEEVPRTWAQGITQRKRWVCGFFQTLGEPLQHLGLSPLDRLRCWMLFYPCLSLLINLVGLPIGIWAAAMYLAHTHLVPVWTFWFAVVNLSLFAIVMALLYANTWKRTSLVCRRWIDRVWYMIRINPISAMIWWLLWTIPLLIGLRMYLRDEGLAWQRTEKIDANKQLIRHKLRGQRTAIANQQKEP; the protein is encoded by the coding sequence TTGTACGCCGTCGCCTTCCACGTTCTCGACGCAGTCTTAGTTGCGGTCTTCATAGCGACGCAAGTCCTCTACACGTTCACACTGTTGGTCGATTTCTACTTTTTCGCCCATCGCGTCGATTGGGTAGACATGAACGAACCGCTCGACGAGCCGCACGAGGATTGGCCCTACATCGTGCTCCTGTATCCGGTCCTGCACGAGCTGGAAGCGACGATGCGCACGACCTTTCTGGCGCTCGCAAAGATCGACTATCCGCCGCAGCGGCGCCGGGTCGTGGCGATTCCCAACAGCCACGACACCGAGACGCTCGCATCGCTGAAGCGCCTGGCGACCGAGTTCGACTTCTTGGAGATCCTCAAGGTGCCGCCGACGACCGATCCTTCGTGGCAGATCGTTTGGGACTCGTGGGACTCCAATCCGAAAGCCTATTGGTGGCACGCCGGAAAGCGCGCCGGCGTCAAAGACTTGCCGCCGAAGAAGACCCGTCAACTCATCTACGCGCTCTATCACATCTCCGGCGTGCTGCGGCACGAGCGCAATCTCGTCATCAACTACATCGATGCCGACAGCTGCCCGCCCGTCGACCATTTCAAAGGCGCGGCGATCGGCCTGCGGCGGTACGACGTTCTCCAAGCGCTCAACGTCGTCGGCAACCTCAACGCGACGATGGCCACTTCCTGGCACGCTTTCGATCATATGGCCTGGGACGGCTACAAGTATCCGCACGTTTCGGCCGGCGGCCGCCATCCGTACTGGGTGCTTGGTAAAGGGCTCTTTTATCGCGCTGCGGATCTGGTGGAACTCGGCGGATTTCACCCCTGGATCACGATCGAGGATCCTGAGATCGGCCTGCGCTACTGGGCGAACGGGAAGCGGCTCGGCATTCTCGAGAGTTCGCTGATCGAAGAAGTGCCGCGGACCTGGGCGCAGGGAATCACCCAGCGAAAACGCTGGGTCTGCGGCTTCTTTCAAACGCTGGGCGAACCGCTGCAGCATCTCGGCCTGAGCCCGCTGGACCGCCTGCGGTGCTGGATGCTCTTCTATCCCTGCTTATCGCTGTTGATCAACTTGGTCGGCTTACCGATCGGCATCTGGGCCGCGGCGATGTACCTCGCGCACACGCACCTCGTTCCGGTATGGACCTTCTGGTTTGCCGTCGTGAACTTGAGCCTGTTCGCGATCGTCATGGCGCTGCTCTACGCGAACACCTGGAAGCGCACGTCGCTGGTCTGCCGCCGCTGGATCGATCGCGTGTGGTACATGATTCGTATCAATCCGATCTCGGCGATGATCTGGTGGCTGCTCTGGACGATCCCGCTGCTCATCGGGCTGCGTATGTATCTACGCGACGAGGGGCTGGCGTGGCAGCGCACCGAGAAAATCGATGCCAACAAACAGCTCATACGCCACAAACTGCGCGGGCAGCGTACCGCAATCGCTAACCAGCAAAAGGAGCCTTAA
- a CDS encoding UDP-glucose/GDP-mannose dehydrogenase family protein — MENKERRDGPTSAFGRLTVVEPVALRPACEPRRIAIVGTGYVGLVTGTCLAELGNSVVCLDNDPQRIATLRRGEVPFYEPGLLEMILENDRAGRLSFSDDTGAGVRDSNIVFIAVGTPMLSDGNSDLCAIRDVAATIGRELNGPKIVVVKSTVPVGTCELVAAIIAENSRTTHRVDVVSNPEFLREGSAIGDFMHPDRVVFGTSDPQAQAVMRALYAPLDAPIFATAVRASEMVKYAANAFLATKISFMNEIANICDLVNVDVRAVGCGIGLDRRIGTQFMSPGIGYGGSCFPKDVRALERTAHSFGYSATLLRSVEAVNRTQVWRTLAAIEGALGDSIAGKTVCVLGLAFKPNTSDIRESPALRLIDLFLGLGARITAHDPIALDSARARLGSEVRYCSEIYEAVKGADVLVLATEWREYEAIDFGIVRTLMRGDIVFDGRHFFDPEAVALEGLWYVGVGNAQTPARAAYLEAFAE; from the coding sequence ATGGAAAACAAAGAGCGCCGCGACGGCCCGACAAGTGCGTTCGGCCGCCTTACCGTAGTCGAACCCGTGGCGCTGCGACCGGCTTGCGAGCCGCGCCGGATCGCGATCGTCGGCACCGGCTACGTCGGCCTGGTGACCGGTACGTGTTTGGCCGAGCTCGGAAACTCCGTCGTCTGCCTCGACAACGACCCGCAGCGAATCGCGACGCTGCGCCGCGGCGAGGTGCCGTTCTACGAGCCGGGCCTGCTCGAGATGATCCTCGAGAACGACCGGGCGGGGCGCCTCTCGTTCTCCGACGACACCGGGGCGGGAGTGCGCGACTCCAACATCGTCTTCATCGCGGTCGGAACGCCGATGCTCAGCGACGGCAACTCCGATCTCTGCGCGATCCGCGACGTCGCGGCAACGATCGGCCGCGAACTCAACGGACCGAAAATCGTCGTCGTAAAGTCGACGGTCCCCGTGGGAACGTGCGAGCTGGTCGCGGCGATCATCGCCGAGAACTCGCGAACCACGCATCGGGTCGACGTGGTGAGCAATCCTGAATTTCTGCGGGAAGGCTCGGCGATCGGCGATTTCATGCACCCCGACCGCGTCGTTTTCGGCACGAGCGACCCGCAGGCGCAAGCCGTGATGCGCGCCCTTTACGCACCGCTGGATGCGCCGATCTTCGCGACCGCCGTGCGGGCGAGCGAAATGGTCAAGTACGCAGCCAACGCCTTTCTAGCGACCAAGATCTCCTTCATGAACGAGATCGCAAACATTTGCGATCTCGTGAATGTCGACGTGCGGGCAGTCGGCTGCGGAATCGGATTGGATCGGCGCATCGGAACCCAGTTCATGAGCCCGGGGATCGGGTACGGCGGCTCTTGCTTTCCCAAAGACGTTCGCGCGCTCGAGCGAACCGCTCACAGTTTCGGCTACTCGGCGACGCTCTTGCGCTCCGTCGAGGCCGTCAACCGAACCCAAGTCTGGAGAACGCTGGCGGCAATTGAAGGCGCGCTGGGCGACTCGATCGCGGGCAAGACGGTCTGCGTGCTCGGGCTGGCGTTCAAGCCGAACACCTCCGATATCCGCGAATCGCCCGCGCTGCGGCTGATCGATCTCTTTCTCGGCCTGGGCGCGCGAATCACGGCCCACGACCCGATCGCGCTCGATAGCGCGCGGGCACGGCTCGGCTCCGAAGTGCGCTACTGCTCGGAAATCTACGAAGCCGTCAAAGGCGCCGACGTACTCGTTCTGGCGACGGAGTGGCGCGAATACGAAGCGATCGACTTTGGAATCGTGCGAACGCTGATGCGCGGCGACATCGTCTTCGACGGGCGGCACTTCTTCGATCCGGAGGCTGTAGCCCTCGAAGGGCTGTGGTACGTCGGCGTCGGCAACGCACAAACGCCCGCGCGTGCCGCGTACCTCGAAGCCTTCGCCGAGTAG
- a CDS encoding glycosyltransferase family 2 protein gives MPDSVRPTFSVVVPLYNEAANVGPLLGRLSSAIDRVRGDYEYEIVLVNDGSSDATLAAIRSEMQRRGRIVLVNLSRNFGHQLAATAGIEIAAGDAVILMDGDLQDPPELIADFLRKWREGYDVVYAVRRSRKGESTFKLLTARAFYRIIKRLTKVSIPMDTGDFRLMSRRTVEAVRKLPERHRFLRGMVSWVGFNQVALEYDRDERHSGTTKYPLTKMLRFAMDGITSFSDAPLRFASYFGFTVSVVAFIYAVVVIVMKTLRLSPAFYTPGWASTIVAVTFLGGVQLMSLGILGEYLGRVYDEVKGRPLYLISDIERS, from the coding sequence ATGCCCGATTCGGTGCGCCCCACATTCAGCGTGGTAGTTCCCCTCTATAACGAAGCGGCAAACGTCGGGCCGCTCCTCGGTCGCCTCTCGTCGGCGATCGATCGAGTCCGCGGCGACTACGAGTACGAGATCGTACTCGTCAACGACGGGAGCAGCGATGCCACCTTGGCGGCGATCCGTTCCGAGATGCAGCGGCGTGGCCGAATCGTACTGGTAAACCTCTCTCGGAACTTCGGCCATCAGCTCGCGGCCACGGCCGGAATCGAGATCGCGGCCGGAGACGCGGTGATCCTCATGGATGGGGACCTGCAAGATCCGCCCGAGCTGATCGCCGATTTTCTGCGGAAGTGGCGCGAGGGATACGACGTCGTCTATGCGGTTCGCCGGTCGCGAAAAGGCGAGAGCACGTTCAAGCTGCTGACCGCGCGGGCGTTCTACCGTATCATCAAGCGTCTGACGAAGGTTTCGATCCCGATGGACACCGGCGACTTTCGCTTGATGAGCCGGCGAACCGTCGAAGCGGTGCGCAAGCTCCCCGAGCGGCATCGCTTTCTCCGCGGCATGGTCAGTTGGGTCGGCTTCAACCAAGTCGCGCTCGAGTACGATCGCGACGAACGCCATTCCGGAACGACGAAGTACCCGCTGACGAAGATGCTCCGTTTCGCGATGGACGGAATCACCTCGTTCTCCGATGCGCCGCTGCGCTTCGCCTCGTACTTCGGCTTCACGGTCAGCGTCGTCGCCTTCATTTATGCCGTCGTCGTGATCGTCATGAAGACGCTGCGCTTGTCGCCGGCGTTCTATACCCCCGGCTGGGCGTCGACGATCGTTGCCGTGACCTTCTTAGGAGGGGTCCAGCTGATGAGCCTCGGCATTTTGGGCGAGTATCTCGGACGCGTCTACGATGAAGTAAAAGGCCGGCCGCTTTATTTGATCAGCGATATCGAACGATCTTGA
- a CDS encoding O-antigen ligase family protein, protein MTYRPVIDHVAVPAYLDPFSAVLLAAAFIAAAALTLRRPAFGLGALLIATPFDFSRDVFATTIGLPKCVLLGVLLALTAYPAVWRGLRRPPAAPIFAALLVYLTATALSAAGAAHLGPVLRETLKWAQYAAIFAAAFCCYRLDDDDGALLTCAALAAIAVCISALAQELAGAPSGLYIGSAIVPRIAGVLEGPNQLAAYCAIAAALLGAWAVVRPAPLTALALGLLTCTDLLTFSRAGILTLAIVFVLVVLWGGRRAWPALRPALFGAVAGLIGCAWWAIYAHTPGVLRISLAPSAYAGGVGNRGELWRAAWRMFLARPLLGVGAGNFELDLPKFGVYGVRTHANSWYLQSLAEGGIVLFGATLALIAAAIGAFARRPFVAGLRAQPPWVLAAVAASVALALHQVVDDFVFYPKVGAPWFLLLGIAAAARRSA, encoded by the coding sequence TTGACCTATCGCCCGGTCATCGACCACGTCGCCGTTCCGGCCTACCTGGATCCGTTCTCCGCCGTTCTCCTCGCTGCTGCCTTTATCGCCGCCGCTGCGCTAACGCTCCGGCGTCCGGCGTTCGGACTCGGCGCTCTGCTGATCGCTACCCCTTTCGATTTTTCGCGGGACGTGTTCGCGACGACGATCGGCCTTCCGAAGTGCGTCTTACTCGGCGTACTGCTCGCCTTGACGGCGTATCCCGCCGTCTGGCGGGGGCTGCGCCGCCCGCCGGCCGCACCAATCTTCGCGGCGCTGCTGGTCTACCTCACGGCCACCGCGCTCAGCGCTGCCGGCGCGGCGCACCTCGGACCGGTTCTTCGAGAGACGCTGAAATGGGCGCAATACGCGGCAATCTTCGCAGCGGCATTCTGCTGCTACCGCCTCGACGACGACGACGGAGCTTTGCTCACCTGTGCGGCCCTCGCGGCGATTGCGGTCTGCATCTCGGCGCTCGCGCAAGAGCTCGCCGGTGCACCGTCGGGTCTGTACATCGGTTCGGCAATCGTTCCGCGGATCGCCGGGGTGCTCGAGGGCCCAAACCAGCTTGCCGCGTACTGCGCGATCGCCGCGGCGCTTCTGGGCGCGTGGGCAGTCGTTCGGCCGGCCCCGTTAACGGCGCTCGCCCTGGGGCTGCTCACCTGCACCGACCTCCTGACCTTCTCGCGCGCTGGGATCCTCACGCTGGCAATCGTGTTCGTGCTGGTCGTGCTCTGGGGCGGCCGCCGCGCATGGCCGGCGTTGCGCCCGGCGCTGTTCGGAGCCGTTGCGGGCCTTATCGGCTGCGCGTGGTGGGCGATCTACGCGCACACCCCGGGCGTCTTGCGCATCTCGCTCGCGCCCAGTGCCTATGCCGGGGGCGTCGGCAACCGGGGCGAGTTGTGGCGCGCCGCTTGGCGAATGTTTCTCGCGCGCCCGCTGCTGGGGGTCGGTGCCGGGAACTTCGAGCTCGACCTCCCCAAATTCGGCGTCTACGGCGTGCGCACGCACGCCAACAGCTGGTACCTGCAGTCGCTTGCAGAAGGCGGCATCGTGCTGTTCGGCGCGACCCTGGCGCTCATCGCGGCGGCGATCGGCGCATTTGCGCGCCGGCCGTTTGTTGCCGGCCTGCGCGCCCAGCCGCCGTGGGTGCTCGCCGCGGTCGCGGCAAGCGTCGCACTCGCGCTTCATCAGGTCGTCGACGACTTCGTCTTCTACCCGAAGGTCGGTGCGCCGTGGTTTCTGCTTCTCGGGATCGCCGCCGCCGCTCGCCGTAGCGCGTGA